DNA sequence from the Acidimicrobiales bacterium genome:
CCAGGTTGTTCATCCAGGCGCCGCCCCGCTTGGTCGGGCGGGCGTAGGGGTCGACCAGGAACAGGCCGATCGACGAGCCGTCCTCGTCGAACACCTCGAAGGCGGTCACGTCGGGGTGGTAGCCGTGCAGGTCGGGGCGCTCCCGGAACGTCACGCCGTAGAGGCGGCCGGCGGCGTAGAAGACACCGTCGCGCAGGACCCGGTCGAGCTCGAAGTAGGGGCGCATCTCGGCGCTGTCCAGGTCGTAGCGGGCCTTGCGGACCCGCTCGGCGTAGAACGACCAGTCCCACGGCTCGACCGCGTAGCCGGCCTCCTCGGTGAGGGCCTGCGCCTCCCGCGCGACGTTGGCGACCGTCGGCGGCACCAGCTTGGTCAGCATCTCCTCGACGGCGTCGGCGGTCTTGGCGGTCTGGTCGGCGACGGCGTAGGCGGCGTGCGTGGGGTAGCCGAGCAGCTCGGCGTGCTCGGCCCGCAAGGTCGCCATGCGGACGGCGATCTCCCGGTTGGCGACGGCCCGCCCGGTCGACACCTCGTAGAGGCGCCGGCGGGTGGCGCGGTCGGTCACTTCGGCCAGCGCGGGCTGGTTGGTGTAGTTGTGCAGCGGCAGCCGGTACGTGCCGTCGTCCTGCCGGGCGGCCTTGAGATCGCTCTCGGACAGGCCGTCGAGGAGCGCCGGGTCGTCGACCACCAGCGCCTCGGCGGTCGACGCGTCGAGCAGGTTCTGCTGGAACGTGGTCGACAGGCGCGACAGCTCCTGGTTGATGGCCCGCAGACGCTCCTGCTGGGCGTCGTCCAGCTCGGCGCCGGCCCGCACGAAGTCGACCCGGTACTTCTCCAGCAGCCACGACTCCTCGTCGTCGTCGCCGTCGACCTGACGCAGCCGTTGGTAGAGGGCGCGGTTGAGGTAGACGGCGTCACGGTGCTCGGCGAGGCGGGGCGAGATCTCGGTCTCGATCGCCCGGACGGCGTCGGTGGCGTCGGACGCGGCGACCGCGAAGAACGCCATCGCCGCGCGCTTCAGCAGCTGCCCCGACCGCTCGATCGCCGCCACGGTGTTGGCGAACGTGGGCGGCTCGGGGTCGGCGACGATGGCGTCGATCTCGGCGAGCTGCTCCGCCATCCCGCGCTCGAACGCCGGGAGGTAGTGCTCGTCGCGGATGTCCGCGAACGGCGGCAGGCGGTAGGGCAGGGTGCTCGACCCGTAGAGCGGGTTCTCGGTCACGCGGCCTCCTCGTAGGTGTCCGGGTGGGGCCGGTGGGGTTCGAACCCACGACCGAGGAATTATGAGTTCCCTGCTCTAACCACTGAGCTACAGCCCCGATTGTCTGACCTGCTCAGCAGCTACATCTCAACACCTCGATAGTGGACAGGTACAAAGCACAGCATGACCAGAGCAGGAGACTTGCCTGCCAGTCTGGCGGAGTGGTGGGAGAACGTCGCCTGCTCCCTCCGTCGCCGGAACCGGTCGGACCAGACGATCACCCTCCACCGCCGCTCGTATGAGCGTTTCTGGCGTTAGGCGATCGAGTACAAGCACGTCACCGACCCTACGGCAGTCACAGCGGCTGTCGTGAACAGGTGGGTCGATCAGCTCCAGACTGCCGTCGCTCCGACGACGGTCGCGATCCACTGGCGTGGCTTGCGGCCATTCTTCTCGTGGTGGGCGAAGGATGCCGGCAGGCCGAACCCCTTCGAGGATGCTGACGTCCTCTCGGCCGAATCGCCGGCACCGGAGTGATCCACCAGGGACGACGTCCGGGCGCTTCTTGGGACCTGCAAGGGTCGGGACTTCGTCGCCCGGCAAGACGAGGGGATCATCCGCGTCCTCTACGACGCGGGCCCGCGCCTCGGTGAGCTCGTGGCGCTCCATCTCCCGGACTGGGACCGCCAGTCCGACCTGCTGACCCTGCGGGGCAAGACCGGCATGCGGGTTGTGCCGGCGTCGGCGTCGACTGGCGAGGCGTTCGCCCGCTACGTCCGCGTCCGGGCCCGTCACCCGGCGGCCGACCTGCCGGCGCTGTGGCTGGGCCAGAAGGGCGCCCTCCGGGGTTCGGGCGTCGCCCAGATGCTGCCCGCCCCTGCGCGAGCTGGTCGGGCTCCCTCGCTTGCATCCCCACACGTGGCGCCACATCGTCACCCACGAGTTCCGTGTCGCCGGCGGCTCCGAGGGACCTGCTCTATCTGGCCGGCTGGGGGTGCCACCGCCATGGCCCACCGCTACGGCCGCTCCGCCGCCGCCAAACGCGCCCGCGAAGCCCATCGGCGCCTGTCCCCCGGCGACCGCCTCTGATGAGCAGCCACTGAGCGCAAAGTTGCCTCCGGGGGCTGCACCTGTGAGCCATCTCGGTGAAACTCTATATCTCCCGCAATCACGATTCTGCGGCTCACCGGGGGGCGTACTGTACGAGCCTTGAAGCTTGAATCGGATGGAGAGCAGCAGTGGAATTCAAGGGGTTTATGAGCTATGTGCATGACGATGACGCACACGAAGGGGGTCGCATCACAGAGATTCGCGGCCGACTGTCGTCTGAAGTCAAGTTCCAGACCGGCAAGGATTTTCCCATCTTTCAAGATATACAAGATATCTTCGTTGGCGAAAATTGGCGCCGCACAATACATGGCTCCATAGATGGATCAACTTTCCTGCTGGCCATCATCACACCTTCGTTTCTTCAGAGTTCGGCCTGCCGGGATGAGGTAAAGAGTTTTCTGCAACGCGAGGCAACCCTTAATCGAGATGACTTGATCATCCCAATATTGTATTCTGATGCTCCCGGGCTACACGATTCGTCAGACGAGATAGCTACTGAACTGGCAGCGAGACAGTACGATGATTGGCGCGAGCTACGCTTTGTGGGACTTGACTCACCAGCTATTCGAGAAAAGCTTGCGACGCTCGCCGCACAGATTTCAGCTTCTTTCGAACGAACGGCGACTCACCCCGTTTCAATCTCCGCAGTTGATGCCGGCGTGCCGGATGAGTTTGGTGGCGACTCACCTGGGTTCATCGAGCTTGTCGCAGCAGCTGAAGAGGCTATGCCTCAGTTCGCCGAAAGCGTAGCTGTGTATGCTGCAGCACTGGAAGACGCGAGCCAGAAGATGGGCGAAATCACAGCTGAGATTGAAGCTGCGGTAGCAAGAGGCAAGGGCTCTGCCGCAAGGCTGACAGGAGCTCGACGTCTTGCGAGCGCATTAGAGGGACCAACAGCGGAGATGGAAGAAGCCTCCCAGACCTATGTCGAACAGCTGACGAGGGTCGACGGCGGATTGCGAGCTTTGATTGAACGTGTACCTGAGCTTCAGGACGAAGAGGACATAGCAGCTGCCCGCGAGCTTCTCGAACAGCTGCCGCGACTTGAGGCCGCAGTGTCCGAGGGCATGGATGGCATCGCAGGTTTTCAGAATGCCATACGTGAGGCCGGACAGCTGTCAAGCACGTTGAGACCTATCTTCAGGCGGATGTTCGCATCATCGCAGCAACTCTTAGACAGCCGCGATGTGTTCACGGAGTGGAAAGAAGGCCTTCGAGGAGCCCTCGCCCAGCTGGATCATCAGTGATCGCTCACGGGCTCGGTCGTCGTCTAGTGGGGTGTCGCTGAAGTAGCCGCAGGTAACCGGGTCCGCGTCGGGGGCGGATGGTGGGGTCACGATGGCGTGGTTGCTGTCGTTGATCGCAGGGGGTTGTTGTGGCTCGTCCGCCGTCGGTGTTCGTGCGGGAGTTGTCGCCGGAAGAGGCGGTGAAGCTCCGGCGGCTGTCGCGGGGCTCGAAGGTCTTCGCTGTGCGGCTGCGGGCGCAGATCTTGCTGGCGTCGGACACACGGTCTTCGGCACCGGAGATCGCTCGTGTGTTGCAGACCGATGAGAACCAGGTGCGGCGGGTGATCGGCGAGTTCAACGCTGATGGGATGGCGTCGTTGCGCCCTCCTATCGGGGGCGGGCGCCCGAGGAAGATCGATGACACCGCTCGAGGGCGGATCCGTGCCATCGCTCTCGCCCGTCCCCGTGAGCTCGGAGAACCTGGGACCCGCTGGTCTCTGGCGACGCTGCGTCGCTACCTGATCCGCGGGCGCATCGTCGGGTCGATCAGTCGGGAGCACCTGCGCCGGGTCCTTCAGTCGATGGGGATCACCGCGCAGCGAACCCGCACGTGGAAGTGGAGCACCGACCCGCTCTACGAGCCCAAGAAGAACTGGGTGCTGGCCGCCTACCAGGGCGCGGAGGCCGGCACCCTCGACGGGGTCGTGGTCTCCTTCGATGAGTGCGGCCCCATCTCGCTCAAACCGCATGCGGGTCGGGGGTGGTTCCGACAGGGTCGGCCCGATCGTCAGCGGGCGACCTACAACCGCAACCACGGGACCCGGAAGCTGTTGGGGGCCTATGACGTGGGCGCTGACCGGTTCTGGGGCCGCCTTGAGAAGCGATCGGTGACCGCCAAGGTCATCCTCGAGTTCCTCAAAGACGTTCGTCGCCGCTACCCGCCCGAGACCACGGTCTACGTCGTGATGGACAACCTCTCGGCGCACTGGACACCTGCGATCCGACAGTGGGCGATCGAGAGCAACGTCGGCCTCTTGCCGACACCGACCAACGCCAGTCATCTCAACCGCATCGAGTGCCACTTCTGGGCCTACGTCGAGTTCGTCATCAACGGCAGCGACTACACGGACTGGTCGGAGTTCTCGAAGGCCAGCCAGGCCTACATCCGCCGCCGCAACCGCGACCACCACGACCCCCGGATCCTTGAGTTCGAGAACCGCCGCAGAGTCGCCTGAAGACAGTTACCGGCGGAACGTTTCGCGACAGCCCACTAGCAGGTCGGGCGTCAGCGTGTGCGTTGGCCGGAGTGTCGGCCGGGCCGTCAGGCAGACGCCGGCTGCGACGGCCAGACACCGTCGCAGCCGGCGCTCTTGATCTGACAGAGCCAAATTCGGCAGCGCCGTCAACCCGAGGCGCCGCGCGGGCCCTCGGTGGCTACTTGTAGTCGAAGAGGCATGCCGCAGGGTCACAGGACGTGGGCCGATCAGCGGCTTAAGGCTGTGAACCTACGACAGGTCGCGAGGCAATGGCCGCTGTCTAGTGGGGTGTCGCTGAAGTAGCCGCAGGTAACCGGGTCCGCGTCGGGGGCGGATGGTGGGGTCACGATGGCGTGGTTGCTGTCGTTGATCGCAGGGGGTTGTTGTGGCTCGTCCGCCGTCGGTGTT
Encoded proteins:
- a CDS encoding IS630 family transposase, with the protein product MARPPSVFVRELSPEEAVKLRRLSRGSKVFAVRLRAQILLASDTRSSAPEIARVLQTDENQVRRVIGEFNADGMASLRPPIGGGRPRKIDDTARGRIRAIALARPRELGEPGTRWSLATLRRYLIRGRIVGSISREHLRRVLQSMGITAQRTRTWKWSTDPLYEPKKNWVLAAYQGAEAGTLDGVVVSFDECGPISLKPHAGRGWFRQGRPDRQRATYNRNHGTRKLLGAYDVGADRFWGRLEKRSVTAKVILEFLKDVRRRYPPETTVYVVMDNLSAHWTPAIRQWAIESNVGLLPTPTNASHLNRIECHFWAYVEFVINGSDYTDWSEFSKASQAYIRRRNRDHHDPRILEFENRRRVA
- a CDS encoding toll/interleukin-1 receptor domain-containing protein; translation: MEFKGFMSYVHDDDAHEGGRITEIRGRLSSEVKFQTGKDFPIFQDIQDIFVGENWRRTIHGSIDGSTFLLAIITPSFLQSSACRDEVKSFLQREATLNRDDLIIPILYSDAPGLHDSSDEIATELAARQYDDWRELRFVGLDSPAIREKLATLAAQISASFERTATHPVSISAVDAGVPDEFGGDSPGFIELVAAAEEAMPQFAESVAVYAAALEDASQKMGEITAEIEAAVARGKGSAARLTGARRLASALEGPTAEMEEASQTYVEQLTRVDGGLRALIERVPELQDEEDIAAARELLEQLPRLEAAVSEGMDGIAGFQNAIREAGQLSSTLRPIFRRMFASSQQLLDSRDVFTEWKEGLRGALAQLDHQ
- a CDS encoding M3 family metallopeptidase, producing MTENPLYGSSTLPYRLPPFADIRDEHYLPAFERGMAEQLAEIDAIVADPEPPTFANTVAAIERSGQLLKRAAMAFFAVAASDATDAVRAIETEISPRLAEHRDAVYLNRALYQRLRQVDGDDDEESWLLEKYRVDFVRAGAELDDAQQERLRAINQELSRLSTTFQQNLLDASTAEALVVDDPALLDGLSESDLKAARQDDGTYRLPLHNYTNQPALAEVTDRATRRRLYEVSTGRAVANREIAVRMATLRAEHAELLGYPTHAAYAVADQTAKTADAVEEMLTKLVPPTVANVAREAQALTEEAGYAVEPWDWSFYAERVRKARYDLDSAEMRPYFELDRVLRDGVFYAAGRLYGVTFRERPDLHGYHPDVTAFEVFDEDGSSIGLFLVDPYARPTKRGGAWMNNLVDQSHLLDELPVVMNNLNVTKPAEGPTLLTWDEVRTAFHEFGHALHGLFSDVNFPRVSGTEVPRDFVEYPSQVNEMWATWPEILANYACHHETGEPMPAELVEKMQAAEKFNQGFATLEYLAASLLDWAWHTLAPGETVDDAEAFEAQALADAGVAVALVPPRYRTSYFAHIFAGGYSAGYYSYIWSEVLDADSVDWFEENGGLTRENGDHFRRTLLSRGGSVDPMQAFRDFRGRDPHIDPLLKRRGLLPEAGDEGQDDED